The following proteins are co-located in the Candidatus Poribacteria bacterium genome:
- a CDS encoding sulfatase-like hydrolase/transferase: MKNIVLLITDTFRYDNLGERARRPIRTPLLDKFEAERATAVDKFYMSSFPTVPHRTDILTATVGWPHYPWQPIDLSGRSVISQLLSEQGYVTQLICDTPHLFNVRFQHCFDAAFQHRGQEGDKPLLHHNDEIKVVMPNEKTRPHPSYRGHTLPNTHRWTNRYYQYESETFSGRTSETTIRWLEENHRSGPFFLWVDFFDPHEPWDPPEYLVKRYDPDYTGPPMIHPNYGLSSLFTDAELHNLWAHYAGEAELIDRHIGRVLQKVEDLELWDDTLVVVLSDHGMSIGEHSRTGKSNIDPEDERYWPTYPEINHEMFLIAGGDVPSGQRLNLIAQPMDIMPTLCELAGVTLDPPKPFEGRSFAQALLNGEAQHREYAVTGCHIGAPDGTIPRRATVPFLVTDRWGYAPVGEYGRPELFDLPADPIAENNIAADNMELVQELHEMFMVHLTEHNAPEHFLDLWKEEPSGDGRGKWSIDYPDDSDE; encoded by the coding sequence ATGAAGAATATTGTTTTATTGATTACCGATACCTTTCGGTATGACAATCTTGGCGAACGGGCGAGACGTCCGATTCGCACGCCACTGCTCGATAAATTTGAGGCAGAACGCGCAACTGCCGTAGACAAATTCTATATGAGTAGCTTCCCGACGGTACCACACCGCACGGATATTCTGACGGCAACAGTCGGTTGGCCCCACTACCCGTGGCAGCCAATCGATCTGAGCGGACGGAGTGTCATCTCGCAACTCCTGAGCGAGCAGGGATACGTAACACAGCTCATCTGTGACACCCCGCACCTGTTCAACGTTCGGTTCCAGCACTGTTTCGATGCCGCTTTCCAGCATCGTGGACAGGAAGGAGACAAACCGCTTCTCCATCATAACGACGAGATAAAAGTCGTCATGCCGAATGAGAAGACGCGACCGCATCCGTCATACCGCGGACACACCCTGCCGAACACACACCGTTGGACGAATCGCTATTACCAATACGAATCGGAGACATTCTCTGGCAGGACCTCCGAAACCACAATTCGATGGCTGGAAGAGAACCACCGCTCAGGTCCTTTCTTCCTCTGGGTAGACTTCTTCGATCCGCACGAACCGTGGGATCCGCCCGAATACCTCGTCAAACGATACGATCCTGATTACACCGGTCCACCGATGATACATCCGAACTACGGTCTGTCGTCGCTCTTCACGGATGCCGAACTGCACAATCTCTGGGCACACTACGCAGGTGAAGCCGAACTCATTGACCGACACATCGGACGGGTGCTGCAGAAAGTGGAAGACTTGGAGTTGTGGGATGATACCCTCGTTGTTGTACTGTCCGATCACGGTATGTCTATCGGCGAACACAGTAGAACGGGTAAATCCAATATCGATCCAGAGGATGAACGCTATTGGCCGACGTATCCGGAAATCAATCATGAGATGTTCCTGATCGCCGGTGGAGATGTCCCGAGCGGACAACGCCTCAATCTCATTGCACAGCCGATGGATATTATGCCGACCCTCTGTGAATTGGCGGGTGTTACCTTGGATCCACCCAAACCGTTCGAGGGACGTTCCTTCGCACAAGCGCTCCTTAACGGCGAGGCACAACATAGGGAATACGCCGTAACAGGTTGCCATATCGGTGCACCGGACGGAACTATTCCACGTCGAGCGACAGTGCCGTTCCTCGTAACTGACCGCTGGGGATACGCACCCGTCGGTGAATACGGCAGACCGGAACTGTTCGACCTACCCGCAGACCCGATAGCCGAGAACAACATCGCGGCGGATAACATGGAACTCGTCCAAGAGTTGCATGAAATGTTTATGGTGCATCTCACGGAGCATAACGCCCCTGAGCACTTCCTTGATCTCTGGAAAGAGGAACCCTCTGGCGACGGACGCGGCAAATGGTCGATCGATTATCCCGACGACTCGGATGAATAG
- a CDS encoding right-handed parallel beta-helix repeat-containing protein, whose amino-acid sequence MKITTPTHQHQKLAFCNLLIPLVCVLTAFFCGCQGEAFNLDVGGTSEIIEKSGELTENEVWDGRIYITDTLVVPAGVTLTIRSGTIVGFEPIDTPSQLIVRGELYAEGSPDRMIVFGSLGRQREQEQAPETETPFTPMTTDYGTMGMEENVGINTQITLTADPPKAGDWAGIQIDAESPNSRLTYCRIQHATVGITCGTDAVQIERCLLSENKTGILSEGTSPTITSNEFNRNGTGTQFRGSASPDVEYNEFTANNYGIICEDDARPRIQYNILRANYENAIVCYSTASPEIVSNNITLNVGWAVYDGGRLRDNFIQGNKQVGPNITELGTGTQSDQFYGVDEAYEPRNSPVTEAGVPRENF is encoded by the coding sequence ATGAAAATAACAACCCCTACACATCAACATCAGAAATTAGCGTTCTGCAACCTCCTCATCCCTCTCGTCTGCGTTTTAACCGCTTTCTTCTGCGGATGCCAAGGCGAAGCATTCAACCTCGACGTAGGCGGCACCTCGGAAATCATAGAGAAATCCGGTGAACTGACAGAGAATGAAGTCTGGGACGGACGCATCTATATTACCGACACCCTTGTTGTCCCAGCAGGTGTCACATTGACGATCCGATCCGGAACCATCGTCGGTTTTGAACCGATAGATACGCCGAGCCAACTCATCGTGCGGGGTGAACTCTATGCGGAAGGATCGCCAGACAGGATGATCGTCTTCGGCTCCTTGGGCAGACAGCGTGAGCAGGAACAAGCACCTGAAACAGAAACACCCTTCACGCCAATGACGACAGACTATGGTACGATGGGCATGGAAGAAAACGTCGGTATCAACACCCAGATAACTTTAACCGCCGATCCGCCAAAAGCGGGAGATTGGGCAGGCATTCAGATTGACGCAGAAAGCCCGAACAGCAGGCTGACGTATTGCCGCATCCAACATGCAACCGTCGGCATCACATGCGGAACAGACGCCGTCCAAATCGAGAGATGTCTCCTCAGTGAAAACAAAACAGGAATCCTTTCCGAGGGCACCAGTCCCACGATTACCAGCAACGAGTTTAATAGGAACGGCACAGGCACCCAATTCCGCGGCAGCGCATCACCGGACGTAGAATACAATGAGTTCACAGCTAACAATTACGGAATTATATGCGAAGATGACGCTCGACCTCGTATTCAGTATAACATCCTCCGTGCCAACTATGAAAACGCTATTGTCTGCTATTCCACTGCTTCACCAGAGATCGTCTCTAACAACATAACGTTGAACGTCGGTTGGGCAGTCTACGACGGCGGTCGGCTCCGGGACAACTTCATCCAAGGAAATAAACAGGTGGGACCTAACATCACTGAACTCGGCACAGGAACACAAAGCGATCAATTCTACGGTGTAGATGAGGCGTACGAACCCAGAAATTCCCCGGTAACAGAAGCAGGTGTGCCACGCGAAAATTTCTAA
- a CDS encoding signal recognition particle protein, with protein sequence MFESLGDRLQNTFKKLKGQGKLTENNISDTLREVRRAFLEADVNYKVTREFIERIKVRALGQEVLGSLTPELQIARIIGEELTQLMGEKAEKIRIASSGPTVVMLAGLQGAGKTTVAAKLALRFRKEGRKPLLVAADVYRPAAIKQLQVLGEQTETPVFSMGTEVSPVDIAESSVKEALAHGHNCVIIDTAGRLHIDESLMGELRQIKERVEPTEILLIVDAMTGQDAVNVAENFNNDLEIDGVILTKMDGDARGGAALSIRQVTQKPIKFIGVGEKIEAAALEEFHPERMSSRILGQGDFQTLLEKAEEVFSEDQAKELERKLTEQKGLDFDDFLTQLEQLKNMGPLDQLMDLMPFKNQLPVQNLTPDESHLRTAKAIIHSMTLEERKNPRLLDRSRKLRISKGSGTTVNQINMLVSQLQMMNRMLNQQAAMAMPQMGRKMGALPGLKRQTSRKPRKRRRRRSR encoded by the coding sequence ATGTTTGAAAGCTTGGGCGATCGGTTACAAAACACTTTCAAGAAACTCAAGGGACAGGGGAAACTCACAGAGAACAATATCTCTGATACGCTGCGTGAGGTGCGTCGTGCATTTCTGGAAGCCGATGTTAACTATAAAGTCACGCGTGAGTTCATAGAACGCATTAAAGTGCGTGCCTTGGGTCAGGAAGTCCTCGGCAGTCTGACACCAGAGTTACAAATTGCTCGAATCATTGGTGAGGAACTCACCCAATTGATGGGTGAAAAGGCGGAGAAGATTCGCATCGCATCGAGTGGTCCAACGGTAGTTATGCTGGCAGGGTTGCAAGGTGCAGGGAAAACGACTGTCGCAGCGAAGTTAGCACTTAGATTTCGCAAAGAGGGACGTAAACCCTTGCTTGTTGCCGCTGATGTGTATCGACCTGCTGCCATTAAGCAGTTGCAGGTGCTCGGTGAACAGACGGAGACGCCGGTGTTTTCAATGGGCACAGAGGTCTCGCCCGTTGACATTGCGGAGTCATCTGTCAAGGAAGCGTTAGCACACGGACATAACTGTGTTATTATTGACACGGCAGGGCGTTTGCACATTGATGAATCGTTAATGGGTGAACTTCGACAGATCAAAGAACGCGTTGAACCGACAGAAATCCTGCTTATCGTGGATGCAATGACGGGACAGGATGCCGTGAATGTCGCTGAGAATTTCAACAATGATTTGGAGATTGATGGCGTTATCCTCACAAAAATGGATGGCGATGCACGAGGGGGGGCGGCCCTCTCTATCCGGCAGGTCACACAGAAACCGATTAAGTTCATCGGTGTCGGTGAAAAAATTGAAGCCGCAGCGTTAGAGGAATTCCATCCCGAACGGATGTCTTCGCGTATCCTCGGACAAGGCGATTTCCAAACGTTGCTTGAAAAAGCGGAAGAGGTTTTCAGCGAAGATCAGGCAAAGGAACTTGAGCGTAAACTCACGGAGCAAAAAGGGTTAGATTTTGACGATTTTCTTACGCAACTGGAGCAGCTTAAGAATATGGGACCCTTGGATCAATTGATGGATCTGATGCCCTTTAAGAATCAGTTGCCGGTTCAAAACCTGACACCCGATGAAAGCCATTTGCGAACGGCGAAAGCGATCATCCATTCTATGACGCTTGAGGAGCGCAAGAATCCTCGGCTATTGGATAGGAGTCGAAAGCTACGCATTTCCAAAGGCAGTGGAACAACAGTCAATCAAATAAACATGCTGGTTTCGCAGTTGCAGATGATGAATCGTATGTTAAACCAGCAGGCGGCGATGGCGATGCCACAGATGGGTCGAAAAATGGGGGCGTTGCCGGGTTTGAAACGGCAGACATCGAGGAAGCCCCGAAAACGGAGACGCCGCAGATCACGATAG
- the rpsP gene encoding 30S ribosomal protein S16 has translation MAVRIRLQRHGRKKRPFYRLVAADARAQRDGVFLERLGHYNPMTDPADVFIDEEKALKWLRRGAQPSDTAKRLLTQNGILMKFEYEKLGKPMPGTEVVEEVAKTEDSEPTETQDPGSETDTVPTKATSESAEEEE, from the coding sequence TTGGCAGTTAGAATTAGATTACAACGACACGGTAGAAAGAAACGTCCTTTTTATCGACTTGTTGCGGCTGATGCACGCGCCCAAAGGGATGGGGTGTTTTTAGAACGTCTCGGTCATTACAATCCTATGACAGATCCGGCAGATGTTTTCATTGACGAGGAGAAAGCCCTGAAGTGGTTAAGGCGGGGCGCACAACCTTCCGATACAGCAAAACGACTGCTTACCCAGAACGGGATTCTAATGAAATTTGAATACGAGAAATTAGGGAAACCGATGCCGGGGACTGAAGTCGTCGAAGAAGTCGCAAAAACGGAGGATTCCGAACCTACTGAGACACAAGACCCAGGGTCTGAAACCGATACTGTGCCCACCAAAGCAACGTCTGAATCCGCTGAAGAGGAAGAATAG
- a CDS encoding KH domain-containing protein — translation MFKDLIEYIVKSLVDYPDQVVVREVTGETVVIVELTVTEEDLGKIIGRYGRTLKAIRSVLYTAGLQAKKKVILELIEHPRSDAQTEE, via the coding sequence ATGTTCAAAGATTTAATTGAATACATCGTGAAATCTCTTGTTGATTACCCCGACCAGGTGGTGGTTCGTGAAGTAACTGGCGAAACGGTCGTTATCGTTGAGTTGACTGTTACGGAGGAAGATCTGGGGAAGATCATCGGTAGATATGGGCGAACGCTTAAAGCGATAAGAAGTGTTCTGTATACAGCGGGGTTGCAAGCAAAGAAAAAGGTTATTCTTGAACTGATTGAACATCCGAGATCAGACGCGCAGACGGAAGAATAG
- the trmD gene encoding tRNA (guanosine(37)-N1)-methyltransferase TrmD yields the protein MIIDVLALFPEILAPALKTGILKRVQDADKLVVNLHDLREWATDKHKSVDDYPYGGGAGMILKPEPIFAAIAALNPETKAHVVYLTPQGIPLTQAVVESLSLETHLIFLCGRYKGVDERARHRLVTTEISIGDYVLSGGEIAALVLIDAIGRVLPGALGDYESAHVDSFSQELLDHPHYTRPAEFAGITVPEVLLSGHHENIEKWRYAEALKRTAKCRPDLLQKLELSEEDVEILKAAGLVE from the coding sequence ATGATAATCGATGTGCTTGCCCTGTTTCCAGAGATACTCGCGCCAGCGTTGAAGACTGGCATCCTCAAGCGCGTTCAGGACGCTGATAAACTCGTTGTCAACCTCCATGACCTACGAGAGTGGGCGACCGATAAACATAAGTCGGTTGATGATTATCCCTATGGCGGTGGCGCGGGAATGATTCTTAAACCGGAGCCTATTTTCGCAGCAATCGCGGCGTTGAACCCGGAAACTAAAGCACACGTTGTCTATTTGACCCCGCAAGGGATACCCTTGACCCAAGCGGTTGTGGAATCGCTTTCCTTGGAAACACATCTCATCTTTTTGTGTGGGCGCTACAAAGGTGTTGATGAACGGGCGCGCCACCGATTGGTGACAACTGAGATTTCTATTGGAGACTATGTGCTGAGCGGTGGAGAGATCGCAGCGCTCGTTTTGATTGACGCGATTGGGCGCGTCCTTCCCGGAGCCCTCGGTGATTACGAATCAGCACATGTCGATTCGTTCAGTCAAGAGTTACTGGACCATCCACACTACACGCGTCCTGCTGAGTTCGCGGGAATCACTGTCCCTGAAGTGCTTTTGAGCGGACATCATGAGAATATTGAGAAGTGGCGGTATGCGGAGGCACTCAAACGGACCGCAAAGTGCCGTCCAGATCTACTTCAGAAGTTGGAATTGAGCGAAGAGGATGTGGAAATTCTCAAGGCGGCAGGATTGGTGGAGTGA
- a CDS encoding 50S ribosomal protein L19, translated as MNLIESVENQYMKSNIPEFGSGDVVKVNTRIREGQKERIQAYEGTVIRRSHGGLKETFTVRRVAFGAGSERTFPLHSPNIESIQVIRYGAVRRAKLYYLRDRTGRAARVKERRR; from the coding sequence ATGAATTTAATTGAGTCTGTTGAAAATCAATACATGAAGAGCAATATCCCTGAATTTGGTTCTGGCGATGTTGTCAAGGTGAACACTCGTATCCGTGAAGGACAGAAGGAACGCATTCAGGCGTACGAAGGGACCGTGATCCGTCGCTCCCATGGTGGATTGAAAGAGACGTTTACGGTTCGGCGTGTTGCGTTCGGTGCTGGGAGTGAAAGGACTTTCCCGCTCCATTCACCCAATATTGAAAGCATTCAGGTGATTCGATACGGTGCTGTTCGCCGCGCGAAGTTGTATTACTTGCGCGATCGGACCGGAAGGGCTGCCCGTGTCAAAGAACGCAGAAGATAG
- a CDS encoding ribonuclease HII, whose translation MEMNVFELACRQSGYKQIAGIDEAGRGALAGPVIAAAVILPPHCSIKGLRDSKQLSPKQRAHLFDEIHDVAVSVGIGAADHRVIDRLNILRATLLAMQEAVEKLTPSPDYLLVDGLDLPAVGVAGEAIPKGDSKSCSIAAASIIAKITRDRLMVALDRAYPNYGFSRHKGYPTSQHRQAIAQFGASEIHRRTFKLLPDA comes from the coding sequence ATGGAGATGAACGTTTTTGAACTCGCATGCCGGCAAAGTGGCTACAAACAGATTGCTGGCATTGACGAGGCGGGTCGAGGTGCTTTGGCAGGTCCCGTCATTGCCGCGGCAGTCATTTTACCGCCGCATTGCAGCATTAAGGGTTTGCGAGATTCAAAGCAGTTGTCTCCGAAGCAACGTGCCCACCTGTTTGACGAAATCCACGACGTTGCTGTGTCCGTTGGTATCGGTGCCGCCGATCATCGGGTTATTGATCGTTTGAATATTCTTCGGGCGACGCTGTTGGCGATGCAGGAAGCTGTTGAAAAGCTTACACCCTCCCCGGATTACTTGCTCGTCGACGGCTTGGATTTACCCGCAGTCGGAGTTGCCGGTGAAGCAATTCCGAAAGGTGATAGCAAAAGTTGTTCCATTGCAGCAGCCTCTATTATCGCTAAAATCACTCGAGACCGACTCATGGTTGCGTTGGATCGCGCCTACCCTAACTACGGATTCTCGCGGCATAAAGGGTATCCCACATCCCAACATCGACAAGCGATTGCCCAGTTTGGCGCGTCCGAGATCCATCGTCGTACCTTTAAACTCCTTCCGGATGCTTAA